The window CGAAGATGCCAAAGCGTACGAGCAGATGGAGAATGAGGTGCTTGCACTCGGCAAGGATATCGAGCGCATGGAGCGTCAGGCGATTCTCGACGCGCAGCTCGCAAAGCCCGTGACGGCAGCGATTACCAATATGCCGGGGGCTGCGCTCAATGCAGAAAAGACAGGACGTGCAAGTGAAGGCTATCGCTCGGCAATGCTCAAGGCACTCCGCACGAATTTCCGTCAGGTGGAGAACGTCCTGCAGGAAGGCGTGGATGCAAACGGCGGCTACCTCGTTCCCGAGGAATACGATCAGCGTCTGATCGACGTGCTCAGCGAAGAGAATGTCCTGCGTCCGCTTGCGACGGTAATCACCACGAGCGGGGAGCACAAGATCAACATTGCCGCCACAAAGCCTGCGGCATCGTGGATTGAGGAGGGGGCGCAGCTCACCTTTGGCGAGGCGACGTTTGACCAGATCGTCCTCGACGCGCACAAGCTGCACGTCGCGGTCAAAGTCACGGAGGAACTTCTCTATGACAATGCCTTCAACCTTGAGAATTACCTTATCGAGCAGTTCGGTAAGGCACTCGGCAACGCAGAGGAGGACGCATTCCTGAGCGGCGACGGAACGCACAAGCCGAAGGGGCTTCTCATCTCGGCAAAGACATCCGTCACCACGGCGGCGGCAGACCTCAAGGCGGATGAACTCGTAACGCTCGTTTACAGCCTCAAACGTCCCTACCGCAAGAATGCAGCGTTCATCGTCAACGACCAGACACTTGCAAGCATCCGCAAACTCAAGGATGCCAACGGCGCGTATTTCTGGCAGCCGTCGTATCAGATGGGTGAGCCTGACCGTCTGCTCGGCTATCCCGTGTACTCCTCGGCATATATGCCCGCTGTCGCGGCGGGCAAGACCGTCATTGCGTTCGGCGACTACTCCTACTACAACATCGGAGATCGTGGTACCCGCGCCCTACAGG of the Selenomonas dianae genome contains:
- a CDS encoding phage major capsid protein, with amino-acid sequence MDKIMAMREKRAEMWEQAKQFLDSHEKDGHLTAEDAKAYEQMENEVLALGKDIERMERQAILDAQLAKPVTAAITNMPGAALNAEKTGRASEGYRSAMLKALRTNFRQVENVLQEGVDANGGYLVPEEYDQRLIDVLSEENVLRPLATVITTSGEHKINIAATKPAASWIEEGAQLTFGEATFDQIVLDAHKLHVAVKVTEELLYDNAFNLENYLIEQFGKALGNAEEDAFLSGDGTHKPKGLLISAKTSVTTAAADLKADELVTLVYSLKRPYRKNAAFIVNDQTLASIRKLKDANGAYFWQPSYQMGEPDRLLGYPVYSSAYMPAVAAGKTVIAFGDYSYYNIGDRGTRALQELKELFADNGMVGYVMKERVDGKLVLEEAVQTLKMKG